The following coding sequences are from one Triticum dicoccoides isolate Atlit2015 ecotype Zavitan chromosome 4A, WEW_v2.0, whole genome shotgun sequence window:
- the LOC119284238 gene encoding disease resistance protein Pik-2-like: MSTDGMAVVHAAKNNNKTRESSESFEEDPFTGRYACKLLQKSIYNRRPQALLKRSRTCPRNNQEEGSHKFQLHTGSIKRQNSVTTLNKFCSFCHPEKQSRRGRGRMQGAAHLVSDVGQLVGNEYRQLRGIAGKVAELSDELATMNAILRMHSEAEEGAVDHFIREWVRQVSELYYDAEDCVHLYTFRIRCRPRDRFIVWSKQMVATLFPRRRLAREIRALYARAVVISERHARYSFSRPPPSSSRVLVVATPAHALRPADDPHQFVGIKEQAEILAKKLKVVSDKEFDTEQLQVFSIVGFGGLGKTTLAMEMCRQLEADFQRQAQVSVSQTFDGSKDLKGLLKRVLQQIIKPKIGSGTEQDTKAKVEDPLGDIEKMDLDGLAKKLKELLTNTRYLIVIDDVWTITAWESIQSQLPKNKCGIRIIVTTRIETVAKACSRASVYSDYIYHIKALESTDSKKLFLSRAFGSMNASCPTNLEKAMDKILKKCGGLPLAIVSIASLLANYNSSEGSVMWWKVCNSIGSMMDNNPTLEGMRQILTLSYNHLPHYLKDCMMYLCIFPEDYEFSKTRLLRRWIAEGLVIARRGQTMMEVAEDYFDELVSRNMIEQVAYVISFHDRLETCRVHDMMFEIAVSKSLEANFVSLVGGQYEGMLYDKIRRLSVHPGAGRTTKVDDSLSKEKTVRRNRRTDVDEMKVQHVRSLSMFELEPHKLLDRLGEFTLLRVLDMEDCKGVANKHMKDICKMYLLKFLSLKGTDISLMPPEVGDLEHLLTLDLEQTRLDDLPETMRNVEKLECLKFNKKDVQWWVMWKPPRGVSNMKALRDVDRLLVGDVEIAKELGELEQLQRIFVYVVDNPQQEDVRQQLALSLSKMCSLRWLNLGDMKNEGMTMDYLINLESPPMLLRHLRFAGGFTKLPEWVGSLTYLVEFTLSWAQLKDGQLLDVLCQLPDLKRIMFQHIFYVGTKLVVCNKHKFPALKDMIVDSSRQYPEVYKFEEGSMTELEKLTVSFDKWESKRIVGVEHLKKLKEVKLTGTLLESGVLD; the protein is encoded by the exons AAAGTTCTGAATCTTTCGAAGAAGACCCTTTTACTGGCCGATACGCGTGCAAGTTGCTTCAAAAGAGCATCTACAATCGGCGGCCTCAAGCCCTCCTTAAACGTTCACGGACGTGCCCG AGAAACAATCAAGAAGAAGGCAGCCACAAGTTCCAACTACACACCGGCTCCATAAAGCGTCAAAACTCTGTTACCACCTTGAACAAATTCTGCAGCTTCTGCCATCCAGAGAAACAATCAAGAAGAGGGCGGGGGAGAATGCAGGGCGCGGCGCATCTTGTGTCCGATGTCGGGCAGCTGGTCGGCAACGAGTACCGCCAACTCCGCGGCATCGCTGGCAAGGTGGCAGAGCTCAGTGACGAGCTGGCCACCATGAACGCCATCCTCCGCATGCACTCAGAAGCTGAGGAGGGCGCCGTTGACCACTTCATCCGGGAGTGGGTGAGGCAGGTCAGCGAGCTCTACTACGACgcggaggactgcgttcacctctatACCTTCCGCATCCGGTGCCGGCCAAGAGACCGCTTTATCGTCTGGTCCAAACAGATGGTGGCGACCCTTTTCCCTCGCCGTCGACTGGCTCGCGAGATCAGGGCGCTCTACGCTCGTGCTGTTGTTATCAGTGAGCGCCATGCGCGTTACAGCTTCAGCCGACCACCTCCCTCTTCGTCCCGTGTACTGGTTGTGGCGACGCCCGCGCATGCGCTCCGCCCTGCCGACGATCCTCATCAGTTCGTCGGCATCAAGGAGCAAGCTGAAATcctcgccaagaagctcaaggtggTGAGTGACAAAGAATTTGACACGGAGCAGCTACAGGTGTTCTCCATAGTGGGGTTCGGAGGGCTTGGAAAGACTACGCTGGCCATGGAGATGTGCCGGCAGCTGGAGGCGGATTTCCAGCGCCAGGCGCAAGTGTCTGTATCCCAGACGTTCGACGGCAGTAAGGATCTGAAGGGATTGCTGAAACGTGTGCTTCAGCAGATCATCAAGCCCAAGATAGGGAGTGGTACTGAGCAAGACACCAAGGCCAAGGTAGAAGACCCCTTGGGTGACATTGAAAAAATGGATCTGGATGGTctagccaagaagctgaaggaactTCTTACGAACACGAG GTACCTCATTGTGATCGATGATGTATGGACCATAACTGCTTGGGAATCAATCCAATCTCAATTGCCAAAAAACAAATGTGGCATTAGAATAATTGTGACCACTCGGATAGAAACTGTGGCTAAAGCTTGCAGTCGTGCTAGTGTGTACAGTGACTACATCTATCACATAAAGGCCctcgaatcaacggactcaaagaaGCTATTTCTTAGTAGAGCATTTGGATCCATGAATGCCTCTTGCCCAACGAATCTTGAGAAGGCAatggataaaattttgaagaaatgtgGTGGGCTTCCACTGGCGATTGTTAGCATTGCGAGCCTCCTCGCCAACTATAACTCGTCCGAGGGATCAGTGATGTGGTGGAAAGTTTGTAACTCAATTGGTTCCATGATGGACAACAACCCTACGCTCGAAGGGATGAGGCAAATACTCACACTTAGCTACAACCATCTGCCACAttacctcaaagattgcatgatgtATCTTTGCATTTTCCCAGAGGACTACGAGTTCAGCAAGACTCGGCTGTTGCGGAGATGGATCGCCGAAGGACTGGTTATTGCAAGGCGAGGGCAAACCATGATGGAGGTAGCAGAAGACTACTTCGATGAGCTGGTGAGTAGAAACATGATTGAGCAAGTTGCTTATGTAATCAGCTTCCACGATAGGCTGGAGACATGTCGGGTGCACGATATGATGTTTGAGATCGCTGTGTCCAAATCCCTGGAGGCCAACTTTGTTAGCCTGGTAGGTGGACAGTATGAAGGGATGTTGTATGATAAAATTCGTCGTCTCTCTGTCCATCCTGGAGCAGGGAGAACCACCAAGGTCGACGACTCTCTGTCCAAGGAAAAAACAGTGCGGCGCAATAGGAGGACCGACGTCGATGAAATGAAGGTGCAGCATGTCCGTTCACTGAGTATGTTTGAGCTTGAACCACACAAGCTGCTAGATCGGCTGGGCGAGTTCACCCTGTTGAGGGTACTTGATATGGAAGACTGCAAGGGCGTAGCCAACAAGCATATGAAGGATATTTGCAAGATGTACCTTCTGAAGTTCTTGAGCTTGAAGGGTACGGACATCAGTTTGATGCCTCCCGAAGTCGGTGACCTagaacatttgctgacactggactTAGAGCAGACACGCCTTGATGATCTACCAGAAACTATGAGAAATGTAGAGAAACTTGAGTGCCTCAAGTTCAACAAAAAGGACGTCCAGTGGTGGGTCATGTGGAAGCCACCCAGAGGAGTCTCCAACATGAAGGCGCTGCGTGATGTGGATAGACTACTAGTCGGAGATGTTGAGATTGCTAAAGAGCTCGGTGAGCTAGAGCAGCTGCAACGTATCTTTGTATATGTTGTTGACAATCCTCAGCAAGAGGATGTTCGCCAACAGCTTGCCCTGTCCCTGTCCAAGATGTGCTCCCTCCGGTGGCTCAACTTAGGAGATATGAAGAACGAAGGTATGACAATGGATTATCTCATTAATCTTGAATCGCCACCTATGCTTCTTCGGCACCTTAGGTTCGCTGGAGGATTTACTAAATTGCCAGAATGGGTTGGGTCACTAACATATCTTGTTGAGTTCACCCTTTCGTGGGCACAGCTTAAGGATGGGCAACTATTGGATGTCCTGTGTCAGCTGCCTGACCTCAAGCGCATCATGTTCCAACATATATTCTACGTTGGCACTAAACTGGTTGTGTGCAACAAGCATAAATTTCCGGCACTGAAAGATATGATAGTGGACTCCAGTAGGCAATATCCCGAAGTATACAAGTTCGAGGAAGGGTCCATGACAGAGCTGGAGAAACTTACAGTGAGTTTCGATAAATGGGAATCGAAAAGGATAGTCGGCGTAGAGCACCTGAAGAAGCTTAAAGAGGTGAAGCTCACAG GTACTTTACTGGAATCTGGAGTTCTGGACTAG